The genomic stretch TCTTTTTTGACGAATTATATAAACTGATCCAGTAAATTTAAGTTCATTTCCCACCCTATGGAGGACCAAGGATTCTCTTTTTCGTTATTTTGATGGTAAttaattagaataattaaattaatgcCTAATGGAAGTAGATTGGATGATGTAGAAGGCTGTGGAAATTGGGGCTTTTTTTTATGGTAGCATATTGGGTAGTATGCGTAGAATTATAACTTGAAGGTTTTTAATGTCTTCATAGTAGTAGAATAAGTTTTGTTCTGTTGgccattttttttcaataagaGCACTTTCGTCCTCATTTTAAAATGAGTGAACATTCAAAAAAACATTTATTTTTGTCATATTGTTGAGATTGTTGAGAGTATGAGAGACAAATTTGTCttagtaaaattatattttgtttacaaaatacaaaatatagaCATTTAACTCAAAATATATTTTGACTTATAAatgattaattaaataaaaaaggtaaaatataaaatatgaatttttaacTAGATTATACTAATTTTGACTTACAAAGATTGAATTTCGgtgtgaaaaaaaataaaaaatattaattttgacctataaattattaattaagtaaaaatgtaaaatataaaatatagatTTTTAACTAGACTATACTAATTTTGACTTACAAAGATTGAATTTTggtatgaaataaaaaaaaaaattcataacgAATTAAGGAATCACCTCATACAAATAAATATTCTCAATGCATAAaactgaaaagaaaaaatggtgGACTGTACACAAAACAGGAATTTAAACTTACCAACATTAAGGTTAACATATATTGTGGTGTGTCATCCCAATCACATTGACTTCCTTTTCAACCTGTTGCAATAATAAAGTGTTCAACTATTTCATTCACTgcaaaaaaaagtttttataaACATATCCATGCATTAAGAGTGTTCCAATGTGAAAATGTTAAATTTTTGTGGTTGACTTTTGTCAACTCATAATAAACTTCCATGATGGTGACTTGCGATAATTGGGTGAAGGTTCAACACGCTTTTAATGTAAGTTTTGTTAATAAGTATCTTAGGAGCACACtcaatattatttattttgaaaaaaatataacttttatACATTTCTTATATGATAGTAAATGAATTGAATACTTATTAGCTAAACCTTTAATTTACGTGATTTTTTTTCCTATGTGATTTTATTATTGGTCatttccaaaataatattttgattagggttgttcacaaattaattttcaatgtatattaaAAGATATCAAGCTATTAAATTGTTATTGACTTACGAAAGAATAATGATGAGaattgaatattttaaattatatttattttatttttaagataatatttataattacaaaaattttaatatttgtaaatataaaaattataattttattataattttaaaaattataaatttattaaaataattgtgaaattatatattatttaataattgataataaaaaaaaaaatttaacgaACTTAATCTACCAACTCATTAATCCATGGTTAGATAGAACATGATAGAATTTTAGGATCGTCTCACTAAAAGGAATGAGACTGACCAACTCGTCTAAAGACAAACTTTTAATGCACTTCCTCACTCACTTGTCACCTCTAATTCTCCATCACAATGCTGTTTATAAATGAGGTAGAGAGACAGCATAATTTTTACACATGTGGCAGTCTTATAATGCACCGCTTATTAACAGTATCACATGATGTTTTTGAATGTAAGCACCAATGTCTCTTGCTTACTAGCCACTTAGACACTATGCTACTAGCCTACTACAAAACAATAACACGTAAATGTAAACATCATAAGTCGGTTGAAAAAGACCCATATAGTGATTGGCTCATCTCTAATTTATTTGCCCAATCGTTATTTCTTTCCCCACTTTTATTCTTTATTCATAAACTTTTACCATTGACATTGTAAACTAGACCAGCAGAATTAGAAGCTGGAATTTGAACATTCTAAACTGAACTTTAAGAATTCACCTACCGACTATTATTTTATTGCACCACCATTTAGCTACGACTAcacattatttaatttattatattacaAATAGGCATcgctcaacatcatcatcatcatcaatgaaTTTAAAAGCTTATTTGAGCCAGTCATTATGTGAACCATTCTTCTATACAAAGGAAAAAACAATGGAGGGAAATTCAATACCAACAACTATGGCTATGAATCAGAATGGAGCACAGAGAGGAAGAGCATCATCAAGGGATACAACAAAGGGAAACTGGGTTGAAGAGATGCGAGGTTCTCTAATGGTTGTAGCAACGGTTATTGCAACCCTAACTTTCCAAATTGCAATAAACCCCCCAGGGGGCGTTTGGCAACAGGACTCAAATAACCAAGAGGGTTGTGCTTCTGGAAACATCTGCAAAGCTGGCACTTCTGTTTTGGCTACTTCCTCCGATGACGAAAACCAACGCTTGAAATACGAAATGTTCATACTCTTGTGCACTGTTTCTTTCACTGCATCACAGACTGTGATTCTTTTTCTGCTTACTGGCTTTCAGCTGCGTAATAGGCTGGTCATGTGGTTGTTGATTCTTGTTATGTGCCTCTCGGTTATTTGCTTGGCTGGGGCTTATGTGATCTCCATTTGGATGGTCATGAAGCCACTTGACAAGTTAATTAACAAAATCACCTTGTATTATGCCTTGTTTTGGTCTGGATTGGTTGCTCTGCTTTGTCTCGCGCTCTTGCTTCGCTTTCTCATCTGGCTGTTGAAGGCGTTCTACCGGTTTTTATGTTGTTGCTAATCATCCTGAACAACTGAATGTAAGTAATTTGAATTCGTAGAGTAGTCAACTTATTCGTCTGCTCAAATAATCAACTTACTGGTATGTtcagaatttaaattttgttgtaTATTCtagaattttgtaaaattcagaAATAAAAAGTGTATGCTTCTTTATATAAAAAGGTTTATTAGAATGTATTTAGTAGTGGTTGATTGTTTTAAGTTAATATTTGCgataataatttataatgaTTCTATAAATAGTTTGTATCTTGTACTCATTAGACATAATTCAATACACATAAATCTATTTGCTTAGTTTTTTTTCTCTGAGTTCTAACATAATTGTTAAGCCGTTAAAAGATTATACTATCAGAGAATCATCTGCCTGATGCTTAAAAGATGAGTCAACTTCAACTTGGTTGAAACTTTAGGAATATGATAATAAATACGTGTATGTGCCTCTGTATTCATTATTTTCTTAGTTGGATGagttgtttaattattttgaaaatgtgtaaaagataatagaaaattaatttaaattaatttagatttattttattttatatttttaattaattatcgtttattttattttgtattttttttttacttcttgttggaataattgaataattttaaatacaataaatgtatcacaaatatataattttaggtTATTATCTCTAATATAACCAATTTATTTTTACATATGTAATTAATTGAAAAGTAATGATTGAGAGTCATAATTTATCTTAATTATTCTCCTAATACTTAAAacttaaaagagtaaaaagtttaaatatatatgttattttttaaaaacataaaaaataaaaaataaaaaatttaaaactttttttgtttagaagttaggagaatcaataatgaaTTAAGACttctaataatttttcttaattgaATTAGAGCTAATCATATGCATTTAGTATAGGCATAATTTCGCTTGCTTTTTTAGTTTTGAATGCGTTcgttttcttattttatattccttaattattaataaaataaataaataattttagatgtaaCAAAATGTAATTAtaaagattatatatataaaattataaagataaGTTAATTAGTAGATAATTTTATGTTATTGTCTTTCTATTATTACTCATCTATCTAATATGAGTTGTTAGttaaaaagtaactaaattATTACCTTTTATGattcatttcatttttaaaatagtCCAACTACACATTCAAACGTTTTTGTATTTAAGTCCAATCAAGCAGATACAAACTCAACAAAAATCACTTTTATTACACCAGCGTATACACACGCGCGTTTCAATAATACTTCTTCGTGTTTGTCTTCgtgtttttccttcttcttcatcaccTTTTTCCTTCTTCGTCTTCGcattcttccttcttcttcttctttgtcttcttcctttttcttcttcgcGTATTTTCTCTCAATCATCATTCTTTTATTGTTGCTATTATTGTTGCTGcgtttttttttctcattttaattgaggttcattttGATCCAGAAATGAATTCGAAGTGTTTTTATTGATGATTGAGTTTTTTTTACTGCTTGTTCAAAATTGaactaatttcggttcatttgtgaattaattgaggttcacttgATACTGTTGATAAATatttgaccaaattttttatttcttatataatttcaattcatttcttagtttaattgagaTTTATTTGGATTCAGAAATAAATTGTATatgtttttgttgatgattgaaTCTTTTTGACTACTTGTTCaaaattgaactaattttagttcatttgtgtgttaattgaggtTTTCAGTTGATGCTGTTGTTAagttttgataaaattttttatttcttaagtaatttcagttcatttattaatttatttgatattcATTTGGATTAAGAAATGAATTCgatgtgtttttgttgatgattgagtcTTTTTGACTACTTGTTCAAAACTGAACTAATTGAATGGAATGGAGTGGAATCTAATGTTATTGAATAACGtgataatgaataattttattcttctttactaaaaaatttggtcaatacttatcaaCAGCAGTAAGTGAACCTCAATTAGCACACAAATGAACTGAAATTAGTTTAGATTTAAACAAGCAGTTAAAAAGACTCAatcattaacaaaaatatatcaaattcattttggatccaaatgaaccgaaattaattaaagaataaaagatttggtcaatacttatcagtagtatcaagtgaacctcaattaacacacaaatgaacgaaataaactaacaaatgaatcgaaattatttaatgatggcATAAGAGAAAATCATAACTAATAAAGATGTTAGAAAAATATTGGTGTTATTGGTGACGATgataataaaaaaggaaaagaaaaagaagaatatgcaATATTGgggaaggaggaggagaagggaagaagaagaacctgCGTGCACGAATttgaaattaaaggaaaaggaGGAGCGTGATTTAAAAAGTTGTTATAACAACTTGGTTAGATTTGATCAAATATTTTGCTTGAATGTAGAACtttattgtttttaaaattactttgCTGAAAGTAGATAgaaccccaaaaaaaaaaagcaattgCAGTAAATCAACTTTCATATTACAATAGTGTAATACTCAAAACTGCGAGAATCGAATCAATTAATGAATCGGTGAAGTCACTAATTTAATGGTTTAAAGTTTAATTGGAGTTCGATCAGGATTCaactaaacataaaataaaattattaaaaatttaatatacaaattttaaatatttaaatttaataatttctaaactaataaaatcaaaattttgtaattttgcctaatatattattcatattttatcattaaaaatttataaaataaaaattttttaaataaattttaaattctaataaaataatcaacAATACTCATCAATCGACATTAAAAAgtataaaacaaacaaattttcaacaatactttttaataattcaaaaatagaaaaataagagaattttaaaacaaaaaaattaaacaattaatcCTCAGCAATTATATCACTACCAACTCCAACTCAAAACACAacaaatataaagaaaaacaacaatTCAGTTCAACTCAAAacacaataaataaaaaaaatagcaacTTAAAAATCAGATTTCAGTAATTcagtaaaattaataaaataagcaACTATAAATTTAAGCAAATATAGATTTGAATCATTAAGAAACAAAAACTTAAAAtcataaaacttaacaaaagaaaaaaaagctgAACAAGCAGAGCTATCGACAACGACGGAGGAACCAAAGTGACGTCAATAGAGGAACCAAATAGCTAGCGGCGGGAGAGGAGCGAAACTCAACTATCAGCGGTGAGGTAGGAACGACGAAATAGAGATGAGGGTCGAGCAAACTGACCAACAATAGAGGAATTCAACTGACCGCGCTTCGATCTGCAAGTCCACGACGATGAGATGTAGAGAAGACAGCCACGAATTTCGATCTATAAATCCAGAAGCGAAGACGTGGAGGAGAAGACAATTGACAGACAAGAGTTTCGAGTCAACTCTCTGTCTGTCATTACCGATAGCGACGACACCCTCTGGTTGAGGAGAAGAGTTTGACTATAGCTGTTGGTTGCTGCTGTTGCTAGCCGAGAGAAAGGGGTAGTGGGTTTTCGGAGACTAAGTGACCGATGAAAAAGGGGATTAGAATTGGGTTGGACTCAGAGAGTCAAAAAGAGAAAGGAGTGGGGGTGCAATAATGGTGTTTTGtgggattttttttatatatatacatccGAACCTAAAAAATCAGACCAATTATACAGGTTCATCAATTAACTGTCGATTCGATtgattttttaaacaattttttacGGAATGAATTTAGACATCAACAAGATCAATCAAAAgatcaatttttaattaatccAATTAAACCGATCGGTTCGATTcgattttcaaaatattagtaATACTACTGAAATACATATAGTCTACATATACATCAGACataaaacaataatataaataaattcaGACATCAAGAAAATCTTCGCACTATCAGAATATTCCTAACATCAACACACTATACAATCGCAACAAAAATTTTGTTCAATATCTTTACCAGTTAAGTTTACATAAATATCCCATTTTTTTGTCTTCTAATTATATGATTGCTGAACCTACTTACACCATACAATGGACTCTCCATGTGATACACATGGAATAACAATCTAAAGTATATCTATTTAAACTTTTAATACGATAAAAAAGAAtgctaataaaaatttattaaaatttattatttttaattattaattaattattaatatttaaaaatataaaataaaatatattattaaattattaaattaaaaatattaaattaataattaaaaacaataaaaaaataataaattctaataattttcTGTACATTTTTATCTTAGACACCCGCGTACACCCAGTGGCCAGTATAAAGGCACGCACAATAATATAACGAACTAACGGAGGCAACACACAATATAACTAACGGAATTCCTCAAAGTCGTCTTATTTATTCTCGAATATCTATATTGTTATTACATAAATACACTGATACAAACACCCGAAACTGTTCAGGTAGCACAAAACATGTGTAGTAACGAGTAACACCTACATACACTGAACATGCtacttaattattaatattattcgTAATTATACAGATAATAATACAGTTCAactagatattttttaaaaattgtacaatatttaatattttataataataatttaaaaaaataaattaaatatatctaaaaattttaaataaatttagtatctttttaaaattaaatacacattcaaaaacaaactaaataaaactaaaatttaaaatttaaatttaaattttaaaattttcttttaaatttaatatatttaattattaatatattataatttaaatacacattcaaaaatcaaattagttaaaattcaaaatttgataattctgcttataaaattttaaaaaaatttggttgaattcatttgtaaagatatattatctttcttttttcacttaataaaaagttttattttttttaaattgatgtataatattaaaagtgTCGGTGTTTTTTGAgagatttttttatatgttcttatgtatgtatataaattttttttatatgagttTTAAATGTGtagataaaatatttaaagtgcattcttataattttggatgtgtatttaaatttaattttggatgtgttttaaaaatatttgaacaAAATATCATACTATCAGATgtgttataattaaaaaataataacagaATTTTTATGAACAAACCATCTAGGCATCTACATTTTTCCTCTTAAAttctagattttttttttatttctttgctCAAACTACTTACGTACAAAGTTCTTTATTTGAAACAACtctattaataaaattaaataagaatagagtttttatatttatttttaaatataattaaaaatattaaacatgATATTTCTTAACAAATTACATAAATACATGTGTAAAAAATAGTGATACTTTTTACGGAATAAGAGAATGCTTCAGCTGAAAGGTGGTGATACGACTTCACCAGTGAAAACGAGAGGAAAAATTTAGCAGAAAGATACCTTTTTAGTTTTAGATTCACTAGTGCAGTGTGAATGTcccataaaataaagaataaaaaattttatttgttacgtgaagaaaaaaataaagttacaGTAACTAACTATAATATGAAATAGGTgggttttaaaatttaaattaaatttatttatagatATGTATCTACAAAATAGAAatatatttcaataaaaaataattaaatattatttaaatttaattaaagaCTGATTAGTATTGTACAACTAGCATTTttcataatcataataatatattatataactaattaattacaCACTCCCCTTAATGGCATCATTGTAATGGTTTTGAACATCAAAAGATCTGTCCCAAACCATAACTCCACCGTACTTCTTAGATTTCTTGATAGCAGGAAGAACCTTAGAAGTGAGCACATTAGGAGGAATATAACCGCTACTAGCGGCGGCCTGAGAAGCCGGCACTCCTAAGAACACTTGCTTAGCTTGACTTGAACTCCACTTGTTCCATGCATTAACAAGACTATTTTAGTGTTTCCATTAGAATACTGGCACTCACCATTGTTGTAGAACTGAACCCAGACATAATCGAACAAACCAGTTTTGATGGCAGCATCCAAGTGTTTATCAGGGAAGGGACACTGCGGCGCGGCGGAAAGAAACACCTTATTGTGCTGGCGATGAGAATTGAGTGTCTTGGCGAGCACGTCATACTACTCAATCCCGTTGGTTTCAATGTCGAAATCGATTCCATCCAACACAGCATTACCTAAACGTCTTGAATTTGAGGATGGTGATCCTCCAAGGAAATGGTTCTAAAGATAGGTTGCAAGATTTGTGGCTTCATCAGCTGAATTGAGAGAGTAACCTGAAATGCTACCTCCAAGAGAGAGGAACACCTTGATTCTTTTCTTTGGCAAGTCTTGATTTCTTTGCTCAGTCAGTGAGGTAAGAAAAGTAAGAAGAACCATCGCTTTGTTTTTTAAACCCCATTGACTGACTATAGTATTAAAATAGCGTTATCCGGAGTCAAGTTTGGAAGTTAAGACTTAAGAGAGCACAAAGAAATTAGAtataattatttcttttttctctaCGCAATGACGTGTCTGCTTAAAAATTCAACAATGTTTATATTATTTGTTATCTTGATCAGATCAACATGTCACATAatagatttttaatttatgtttttctatttaatttcatttttattaaaacaactacattatatatacactaaaatttaattaccatatataattaattataaatataaaatatatattaaaatataaatatattaagtaatatattaaaaataaattaaataacatatatatttacaTAACTATATTActagtgactaattttaatgtataaataattttttattattgaaaataGAGAATGTGAACAAACAAAGACAATATTATTTgagtttataaaattatatgataaggactaatttcataaaatataagctaattttaataaaaaaaaatttagtttttttaatgaAATACTCACCAAAAAGTTGTCCGCgcatgataaaaataataacaaatgaCTAAAGTTCTCCAATACcactaaaattaaattcaaagaacAAGTCTAACCTGACTAAGCACACCTTGATTATACGGTACTAGCTTGGATGTTAACACCCCACTTCTGGGAATCTATTGACGGAAACTAATGAGCTTAATTAAAGATTTAAAGTGTGGTTAAGTTTGTCACACAACCTAATCTTTGACTCTTTGTTTGTtatagaaaaattttaattctttcgtagttatttttgttatgcaaacattattttataaatatctttaatacttcatttttaactttttcttttctaatttaTAATATGAATTTGATTTTTGTACATCactgtaaaataattttatatatatttaattaaataatattatgggtcctgctacacatacaagtaaaAAGACCatacaagttttacaagttaTCAGCCCAAATTTTATTAACACGCGCACTAACTCATTTTGAGTGGAGCGTAACTACACGCGCCCCACTCAAACGGTtcctcttcgtcttcttcttcttcttcttcttcttcttcttcctcttcctcttcctcttcctcttcgtcttcttcttcttcctcttcctcttcctcttcctcttcctcttctttttcttcgtttttttttcgattttcatggtttctgaaattcttcttcttcttgctgcacgttcttcttcctattactcttcttcttctccttttctttcgtttctgtatgttcttcttccttgttttcttcttcttcttcttcatttacgtcttttctctctgttttctcgttttttttttcaatttttcatggtaaaatcgtttttgaagaagaagaagcagcagaagatgaggaggagaaagagaaagagttttgaattatgcataagatgtacttcaacgaattttgggtgtattttcttaaatcctttgggtgtattttctgtaaccctttgggtgtattctataatcgtttgggtgaattcttgtaaccgtttgggtgtattttctgtaatcctttgggtgtatttgagtgatatctgactgatatctatgggtgtatctgacttatatctatgggtgtatcttactgatatctatgggtgtatttttcatttcagaaaaaatggcaggcattacagaaatacacccaaacaattacataaaatacacccaagagattacagaaatacacccaaacgattacataaaatacacccaagagattacagaaaatacacccaaacggttacaggaattcacccaaacgattatagaaatacacccaaaagattacagaaaatacacccaaaggatttaagaaaatacacccaaaatcatgcataattcagaactctttctctttctcctcctcatcttctgctacttcttcttcttcaaaaacgatttcagagcttgatgtcaaaaaacaatagaaatcgagaataacgaaaaaagaaaacagagagaaaagcacgtaaatgaagaagaagaacagaaagaggaaaaagaacgtgtagcaagaagaagaagaagaaggagaaagagaaggcaagaaacgtaccttgaataatatttcttcgttttttctagtgattttgatgaaggagaaagagaaaacaaaaagaggagaagaaatttcaataaaaaaagagggaggaagagaagaaaaagagacacagagaaagaagaggaagaggaagaggaagaggaagaagaagaggaagcacggagaaagaagaagaagaaaaagaggcacAAAAAAAATGTGAAACGGCATGAATAAAGCGCGTGTAAGTGACGTAGGAGTTGCAACACGTTTTGGTGGATTAGGCATTAATAAACTTGTAATAATTACAAGCCCTAATCGCTTGTATATTGAGCTTTTCcctaatattatattataaaaaataattatttttattaataaaaatatttttttatatttattatatacataattaaaaaataatgtgaTTAAACAACTTTATAAAATGTGTACATTACAAATAAAATCTTATAATATTcatgttttcaaaaaatcaaTAGCAGAGTGATATAGTAATTTAATTGTGGGAGAAACGTTCCAAGCATAAAAAGGTATTAAAAAGGAAAGAGTGAAAATGATGATCTGCGTCATGCTGAAATATATGACAACCTGTTCTAGAATTCTTAATGTAGATTGCGGGAATAAACGTTAAATATATTAACAGTATTGTAAGACTTTtatctatcttttttttttccaaagacatcctttttattttatttcataaaagAAGAGGTatgtcaccaaaaaaaaataaaaataaaagaagaggtATAATACCTAACAACACATTACAATAGAGAAGGAAATTTCTCAAACGAGGACAACCATTTCTAAAGAAAGAGCGCGCTTAAAAGAAACTAAAAAGACAACTAGctaaaaagtaaaattaaaaagctaagaaagaaagaaaaaaagtttaaaaaaaagaagaaaggactGCAACGTCTCGTATCAGAGATGGGTGTGAATTCTTTGAAATTTCTCAGCCAGTTTAGTTGTCACGGACAGAATTTTCCCAGGAGCATGACACTAATTCTCAAATATGAAAGCATTGCGGGCTAACCATGAGAAGATAGGCCATAGTCGCAGTGAATCTCTTACTATTAAGTCGAAGTTTCGCGTTTTCTGCATATTGTCGCCACTACTCTTATGTATAAAGGTTTTGGTCTCTGAAAATAATGCTTGCCATAGCAGATCTGTTCTAGGCTTCCTCCACATAAGGACAAAAGACTATTGCATGAAAAAGCGTTTCCGGTACCATTTGACAATGGGACATAAGGCGTACACATGGAAAAGCCTTGAATTAAGCTTCTTCATTATTGTTAAGCTTTAAGCTTTCATGGTTCagttttcaaataaaaattttgacttTTGGCTGAACATTTATTGTTCAGATGGATTTTCACGTTTCATGGTAAGGAAATCGGGGATGCATGCTATCAATTGGGGGAAGGGGAGGGTGAAAGATGTTGTGCTTTTAAGATTGTATTTCAAACTTAGTATCACATGAGATATtctagtaaaaataaaaataaaagttttgaATTGATTTATGACTGTTGTTAATCTTCTTGGAAATATGACCGTCGTTaattaagaagaaaaatattaaattgaatTATTGTTAATTAAGAAGAAAAGCATTGAATTATTTTGTGACAGTTGCATGAATTGAATTATATAAAAGGAGAAATATCAGATACAAtaccaaaatatatatatctcaAAAACactcttaatttttgttaacCTATAACTTGTACTCTTTTTCTCTCAATAATATTAAGCCTTCTCAAATATTAGCAAGAATTACTTGGAACAtattttcaattaagaagaAGAACGAGACTGTGTTGCTCCAATTGTTCCAAAAATATTGGTGTGGACTGTATTCTTGATGATCCATGTCTAATCCTGAAAGATTTTCGTCAAAGCCATTCCACCTATGAATAGTAAGTAGTAGTGTaactgacaaaccccaatttgacggtttatcttgtattg from Arachis stenosperma cultivar V10309 chromosome 9, arast.V10309.gnm1.PFL2, whole genome shotgun sequence encodes the following:
- the LOC130949189 gene encoding uncharacterized protein LOC130949189 — protein: MEGNSIPTTMAMNQNGAQRGRASSRDTTKGNWVEEMRGSLMVVATVIATLTFQIAINPPGGVWQQDSNNQEGCASGNICKAGTSVLATSSDDENQRLKYEMFILLCTVSFTASQTVILFLLTGFQLRNRLVMWLLILVMCLSVICLAGAYVISIWMVMKPLDKLINKITLYYALFWSGLVALLCLALLLRFLIWLLKAFYRFLCCC